The Psychrobacillus sp. FSL K6-4046 DNA window GTCTCTGCCCCGACAGGCAAATGGGAAAAAGCGAGGAGGCAGTTCCTCAGCCACCGGAGCTTTTATCCATTTGACCCGAGGGGCAAGGCGATGAAGCTAGACATCAAGAAAAGTGCAAGCGCCTATGTCTGCCCCGACAGGCAAATGGAGAAAAGCGAGGAGGCCGTTCCTCAGCCACCGGAGCTTTTATCCATTTGACCCCGAGGGGCAAGGCGATGAAGCTAGACATCAAGAAAAGCATAATCGCCTGTCACTGCCCCGACAGGCAAATGAAGAAAAGCGAGGAGGCAGTTCCTCAGCCACCGGAGCTTTTATCCATTTGACCCGAGGGGCAAGGCGATGGAGCTAGACATCAATTTAACGACAGGTTCACAATTTTATAATTTCCTAAACAATAAAAAAACATAGGAAGGCGGCATTAAAATGTTCGATGACAAGGTAGTAATCATTACTGGAGCAGCTCAGGGTATTGGCAGAGGAGTTGCGCAAGTTTACGCAGAGAACGGTGCTCACGTGATTTTAGCTGATAGCAATGAATCGCTTGGTAGAGAAACGGAGGAGTCTCTTTTACAGCAGGGGTACTCTTGTCTTTTTATAAAAACGGATGTCCGAGTGGAAAAAGACGTTATAAATCTAATGGAACAAACTACTAAAGAATTCGGAACGATTGACATACTGATTAACAATGCAGGGAAATTTCAACCGAGCTCGCCTTACGACTTATCGTTGGATGAGTGGGATGACGTCATTCATACAAATTTACGAAGTGTTTTCCTTTGTAGTCGTGAAGCAGCCAAAATTATGAGAACTAATGAGTACGGTGGCTCCATCGTATCGATGGCTTCTACAAGAGCTTTTATGTCCGAGCCCAACTCCGAGTCCTATGCTGCTACTAAAGGCGGCATTATTTCACTGTCCCATTCCTTAGCAAGTTCATTAGCTAAGGACAATATTACAGTTAATTGTATATCTCCCGGATGGATTGAAACTGGGGATTATAATGACCTCCGGGAGGTAGACCATGCTCAGCATTTCTCGGGTCGTGTAGGAAAACCAAGTGATATCGCTAAGGCCTGTCTATATTTGACGGATCCTTCTAACAACTTTGTAACAGGCACAAATGTAACAATTGACGGCGGCATGACAAAAAAGATGATCTATGAGGCATGAGTCCCTCTTCTAAACTAAGAAAATCCTTTCATTCTTTTATATAAGAGGGTGAAAGGATTTTTATATTTTTTTATATTATTTGAGGATTACACTAGGAACTGACTTCACTATTAATTGTAGGTGCGTTAAGCTACTGATCTGTAAAAGTTATTATGTATAGATTGCTTAGCGCTGATCGGGAATCAAATATGTCCACCTATTAACGTATAATGAACGAACTCTATACTTTCTCCGGCTATGTAAAATTCCTTAGCTTGGACCTTTTGAAATCCGTTTTTCTCTAAAACCTTTTGTGAAGCGATGTTATTAGCTGTGGTTTTAGCATTCACTTGATTAATTTCTTCCCATGAAATGGTTTGTAGCAACACTGCTACTGCTAGACTAGCAATCCCTTTCCCTGTGTGCTCTGCTCCAATTCTGTAGCCCAAATCCGCCTTTTTTTGTTGTTTGTCAATATCTATTAAATTAATACGCCCTATTATAGATTCGGATTCCTTGATGAGAAAAAAATAGGATTCTCCCCTTGCTTGTTCCTCTTACAAAGCAATATTCTTCCTCATAAATATTTCGTGATGATAGTAATCTCCTCCCCTTGAAGGTACGGTCTGTTCAAAATAAGTCCTGTTTTTGGATTCAAAAAGATAGAGCTCTTCTATATCCTCCATCTTTAGCCTTTCAATACTAATGTTCATTTAAAAAATCCCTCTTTCTGAAGACGAGCTATTAATTACTTTGATTCTTATTCAACAACTGTATTCGCTCTTTTTCTTCCTGTTTATCCATGTATTCAAAAAAGCCAATTTGGTTTTCCCATGGATCCATAAAAGTAGCCCATTTGGCCCCAACTTCTTCCCTCGAGTGAATTTCGAAGTATTCTACACAAAGTTCCTTCATCACTCGTTCACGTTCTGCTTCCAAATCCTTCACAGCTAAACGCAATGGACCGCTCCCCTTTGCTGGAACGCCTACTGAAAGTTGAAGCCAACACCCTGAGATTACTTCCCATTCCACAAACCCATCATGTGGAATAAGCTCTGCCTCTCTTTTTAATAACGTTTTATACCATTGAAGACCTTTTTGGAAATCGGATACTCTTATCTGGACCGTCATTTCAAAAAACATTAGCTTTCCTCCGTTATTTAACTTGATTGTATATTGGTTTTTGTCTCCTGCTTCATACGTTTATTATGCTTAGACACACTATCTCGTTTGATGAACAAGGATCTTTTCTTCCCACACACACAAGAACCGCTCTACCCCAGGATACTTTTCACCAAGACTCGAATCAGTAAATCCACATCGCCGATAAAAACCTACCGATTCACAGTCTGTTTCCGCGGTTAATCGATGAAGCCCTAACTCCTGCACGACATAATCTAGCATCCTGCTTCCTAGCTTTTGTTTTCGACTATCTGGGGTAACTGCTATATGCTTTATTTCTGCATGATGTCTCTCTATCATTTCTATTCCTATACATGCAACATAGACGTCATTGGTTTTCCAGCCATAAAGCGTTCTTGTTTCTATTTGTTGATAAGCATTATATTCTTCTATTACTTTGTCCGTTGACGTGGCAAGCTCTAGTAACTTAAAAATATGTATGTCTATTTGGTTTTCTACAATTTCATTCAACTAAATATCTCCCCCTTCCTGTCTATCCATTGCTCTGAAATAATGATAAAAATACTACTATCTTTTACTTTTTTGCATGATTACGAAGCAATTGATCCATGTGAGAATAGGTACGGATAACAGGATAATTAAAGAGCTATTTGTGAGCTTCAAAAATACTTTAGCATCCATTGCATACAAATTAGCCGCAGCTATTCCTAAAAAGCACACATTTACTATACAGCTTGTCAGCATAGCCTTCCGTCGACCCCACCTTTTTAACACAAACAAGGATAAGGAAGTTGAAACTATAAAGGTTATTACTATTATTATCGCGACAATTACATACAGAGCTTTCACCCCCTAGTTTTAATAATTCTTTGTTTATGTGCAAAATACCTTCCTTATCCTCAAAGACTTTCATTGTGTTTAACGCCGTTTAAGTCCAATTTCTCGCAATCCCCAATCAAAACAAGAAAAGCGCAGGCGCCTATCACTACCCCCACATGCAAATGGGGAAGTATTAGTAGGTTTAAAACCTTCTTAAAAACAGCGTTAACTGAAAACTCGAATTGGGAAATAGATTCAATTTATGAAATAATAGATTTATATTAATTTATAAAGGAATGATGATAATGTACATAGAAAAGATTGCATCTGATGCTTCATTACAAGAAGCTTTTGACATCAGAAAAAGTGTGTTTGTTGAAGAGCAGGGTGTTCCTTTAGAGGATGAATTTGACCAATTCGATCGATTGGATGGTCCGTGCCAGCATATTTTAGTGTCTATCGATCATAAAGCAGTAGGCACGGGTCGTATTCGAGCGGTCGATGGAGTAGGAAAGCTAGAACGCATCTGCATTTTAGAGCCATTCCGTAAACTCGGATTAGGAAAAGTCATTATCCATTCCCTAGAGGAAATAGCGAAGGATATGAGTCTTTCTAAGGTTAAGCTTCACGGTCAAACGCACGCCGAGGGCTTCTACGCGAAACTTGGTTATCACACAGCCTCCGATCCTTTCATGGAGGATGGTATTCCCCACCTTTTAATGACCAAACAGTTAAATTAATTAGCTATGTTAAAGGTAAAGGTTGATTTTAAATACACATAAAAAATGAGCTAGGATATTTCCTCCTGGCTCATTTTGCTTTGATATTGATTTTTTATTAAGCACCTCGTTAGTTCAACAAAAAGACTTTATTCGGAGGTCATGTATCTGAAACAGCTGATGCCTTTTTTGTTTCTTTGACTTTTTGGGTACTAAGGACAAAACTAAGAACTGCTGCAATGCTACAAACATACGGAAGGAAAGAGTATCCCCATTTAGAAATGACAAAACCACCAATCATTGAGCCAAGGGTAATACCAATATACAAAGCGGTATTATTCCACGCCATGACAATTCCTCGTTCGTTTGAATATTCAACCGCTAATCTTGCTTGGTATGAAGTAAATCCTGCATACCCAACTAAAGCCCATAAGAACAAGAAGAAATAGATCCAATCATCTGATGTGAAGAATATACCTAAACAAACAAATATTAGAGTCAAGAACATGAGCGTAACTTTCGATATATTCCTTTCTCCAAAGTTATCTGTTAATTGTCCACTTATAAGACTTCCTAAAACAGCTCCGATACCATAAAAAGTTATAGCTAATGCGATTTCTGTTGATGAGAATCTATTTTCAGAATAAAGAGAAGCTCCTAAGTAAACATAAAGAGCATACATTGAAATCGCCCAAAAGGTTGTAACACTTACCGAACCAAGTATTCTTAGCAAATTTCCTTCTAATAGATTCCTTGTTAAATAGATTCTAGGAACATATTTCCAGGTGTTGAAATTTACTACTGCCAATATAGCTCCTATAACAGCCATTATAACAAATACTGAACGCCAACCGAGAAAATGCTCTAATAACATACCGAATGGAGCTCCTGCCCAAAGAGCTGTTAAGTGTCCTGAAACAACAATCGAAAGCCATGTCCCTGTCCGATTTGGTGGTGCAGTATCTCCAATGATTGCGTAAATCAAAGGAGTAATTGAAGCAACAGATAAACCAGCTAAAACACGACTAACAATTAACCAAAAAAATGAAGGAGCAAAAGCAGTTAGTATGTTAGAAATGACGAACAACAATAAGCCAAATGTAATTAATGGTCTCCGTCCATTTTTATCTGAAAGCCATCCAAAGAAAGGAGCGGAAAAAGCATATGTGACTGCAAAAACTGTTACCATCCATCCAGTCATCGCTGAACTAACATTATAGGCTTCCGAAATGAACGGTAGTAAAGGAGATACTACAAATAAGTCAATACCCATTAAAAACAATGTTATCCAACCAACACTTAAACCTACCTTCCCACTAAACTCCATTACATCCCCCATTTATAATTATTGTTACATGTATATTCTTTAAAGCTATAAAAAGGACCTCTTGTTCAACTAAACCGCTGCGTTAGCTTAAGTGTAACATTCACCCCCTCTGTTAGGATAGAAGTCGTACGAGGCTAACGTGATATGATTAAGTAAAATACACGGAGGTCGATCGTTAATGACAAAACAAAATGGAACACGTTACACACAAGAACGAAAAGCAGAAATTTTGAAGCGTATGATGCCACCTAACAACGAAGCGGTTTCGCAAATTTCCAAAGCGGAAGGTATTTCAGAAGTGACGCTATATAAGTGGCGAAAGCAAGCTCGCGTAGCTGGAACTGCAACGCCAGGTAATGGACAAACAAGCGACAAATGGAACAGTCAAGATAAGTTTTTTATCGTGATGGAAACATTTGCGATGAATGAACTGGAGCTTGCGGAGTATTGCCGTAAAAAGGGTTTGTATCTGGAACAGATTGAAGCATGGAAGAGTGTTTGCCTTCAGGCAAATGGGCAAGCATTTGATCAGTCCAAGCAGTTGAATGTTCAACTAAAAGAAGAACAGAAACGTGCAAAAGCATTAGAAAAAGATTTACAAAAGAAGGAGAAAGCGTTGGCGGAAGCTGCGGCATTACTACTTCTAAGAAAAAAGGCCCAAGCGATTTGGGGGGACGACGAGGACGAATGATTGACCCGGCAAATCGCACACTAGCCGTGAAATTAATACAAGAAGCCAATCAAAATGGTGCACGAATAGCGAAGGCTTGTCAGGAGCTACACATCAACGTACGTACGTATGAGCGTTGGGTATCCGATGGCGGAGTGAAAGTCGATCAGCGACCACTTACAAAACGTCCCGTACCGAAAAATAAATTATCACCAGAAGAAAGAGACGAAATTATCACCGTTGTGAAACAAGCAGATTACGCGGATTTACCACCAACACAAATCGTTCCGAAGCTCGCAGATAAAGGTACTTATATTGCATCTGAATCCACCTTTTATCGTGTATTAAAAGAAGAAAAGATGCAAAATCATCGGGGACGTAGTGGTAAGCCACAGCGAAGAATCCCAGAAAGCCATCTTGCGACGGCTCCCAATCAAGTGTGGACATGGGATATTACCTGGTTGGGTGGACCCGTGAAAGGTTTATTTTATCGACTCTATTTGATTCTAGATTTGTTTAGTAGAAAAGCAGTCGGCTGGGAAGTATGGGAAACAGAAGAATCCAAACATGCGGAAGCACTCGTGAAAAAAGCAGTGATCAGTGAAAAAATTCAAGGAACGCCACTTGTTCTACATTCGGACAATGGTAGCCCGATGAAAGCTGCGACATTCCTAGTGTTACTCGAGAAACTGGGCATTCAAAGTTCCTTTTCAAGACCACGTGTGAGTAATGATAATCCGTATTCAGAAGCGATGTTTCGGACGCTAAAATATCGACCTGATTTCCCGCATAAAGGCTTTGAAACACTCGAAAAAGCAAGACAATGGGCGCAAAAGTTTGTCCATTGGTACAATGAGGTTCACTTACACAGTGGGCTCAATTACGTAACGCCAGTACAGTGCCATACGGGAGCACATTTGGCGATATTAGAAAGGCGAAAAGATGTGTACGAAGTTGCGAAA harbors:
- a CDS encoding glucose 1-dehydrogenase, whose amino-acid sequence is MFDDKVVIITGAAQGIGRGVAQVYAENGAHVILADSNESLGRETEESLLQQGYSCLFIKTDVRVEKDVINLMEQTTKEFGTIDILINNAGKFQPSSPYDLSLDEWDDVIHTNLRSVFLCSREAAKIMRTNEYGGSIVSMASTRAFMSEPNSESYAATKGGIISLSHSLASSLAKDNITVNCISPGWIETGDYNDLREVDHAQHFSGRVGKPSDIAKACLYLTDPSNNFVTGTNVTIDGGMTKKMIYEA
- a CDS encoding VOC family protein — encoded protein: MFFEMTVQIRVSDFQKGLQWYKTLLKREAELIPHDGFVEWEVISGCWLQLSVGVPAKGSGPLRLAVKDLEAERERVMKELCVEYFEIHSREEVGAKWATFMDPWENQIGFFEYMDKQEEKERIQLLNKNQSN
- a CDS encoding GNAT family N-acetyltransferase; translation: MNEIVENQIDIHIFKLLELATSTDKVIEEYNAYQQIETRTLYGWKTNDVYVACIGIEMIERHHAEIKHIAVTPDSRKQKLGSRMLDYVVQELGLHRLTAETDCESVGFYRRCGFTDSSLGEKYPGVERFLCVWEEKILVHQTR
- a CDS encoding GNAT family N-acetyltransferase, translating into MYIEKIASDASLQEAFDIRKSVFVEEQGVPLEDEFDQFDRLDGPCQHILVSIDHKAVGTGRIRAVDGVGKLERICILEPFRKLGLGKVIIHSLEEIAKDMSLSKVKLHGQTHAEGFYAKLGYHTASDPFMEDGIPHLLMTKQLN
- a CDS encoding MFS transporter, which gives rise to MEFSGKVGLSVGWITLFLMGIDLFVVSPLLPFISEAYNVSSAMTGWMVTVFAVTYAFSAPFFGWLSDKNGRRPLITFGLLLFVISNILTAFAPSFFWLIVSRVLAGLSVASITPLIYAIIGDTAPPNRTGTWLSIVVSGHLTALWAGAPFGMLLEHFLGWRSVFVIMAVIGAILAVVNFNTWKYVPRIYLTRNLLEGNLLRILGSVSVTTFWAISMYALYVYLGASLYSENRFSSTEIALAITFYGIGAVLGSLISGQLTDNFGERNISKVTLMFLTLIFVCLGIFFTSDDWIYFFLFLWALVGYAGFTSYQARLAVEYSNERGIVMAWNNTALYIGITLGSMIGGFVISKWGYSFLPYVCSIAAVLSFVLSTQKVKETKKASAVSDT